gtctttttttccaagagccTAGAAACAACCCTGTATTGATTTTTGTGCAGTAAAATGCTGCTTGAAAAATCCACAGGTGTTGACTGTCTGCCACCCCACTGGGActttaaatatttcttgcaACTAGCTGAAGATGTGAGCTGCATGCAAAGTCCTTCACAGGGGTCAGTGCCACCTCACGTGTCATCAGGAATGTGATCTGGACCAAAAAGCTGCTCCAGAGGAATGTTAGATATTGAATCCACAGCTTCAGTGTTGCAGCAGCCTCTTTTCCCTTGTGTTTTCAAGTCTTCCCTTGCAGCAATTCCACTCTGTACTGCAGTCTTGCAGATAAGCTGAAATGTGATCTCACCACTCACTGAAGGCTCAGTCTTTGGTAGAAATTGCCAGCTTTGGAGCCTGCTTTGGAGCCACAGGAGCACATTCCCACAGCAAAGGGAGAGATTAGCAGAATCCTGACATGTTTCCCTGCAGTGAAGGGGAGTTAAATATTTGGCATCCATTTCCAGCCTATTTGTGGTATATACATAGGAAGGGCTCTTCCTGGCTAGAAATAGCTGAAGGCTGGAAGGGATGTTCCAAAGTGGAGTCCCGTGGTGGGTAGGAGAGGAATACAGAGAGTGGATTTCCCATATGTCTGAGTGCAGGAATATGAAATTTAATAAAAACCCTTGCCTTTCTCACTTCAAACAGCAGGACCTCCCCAGGAGCATACACACCACTGGGGTGTCTCAGCATAGGTTTCCTGCAGGAggccttttccccttcctgccctgcaTCTCTCAGACCCGTCTCATCAGTTTGCAATtgcttttttcagtgtttatagTCTagaggaaactttttttccaaaatgtttgtGATGAAAGTCAAGCAATTGTGCTCCTGTATTTCCTTTGGCAATTCAACTTGCTGTGCTATgtaacatttttaagaaaaacttgtctgttttaaaaatacagcgTCCTTTAAGGTAGTTACTGTGGCCTCTTTCTGGCTTCAATTCCTGTTtatcattttctttaaaaagaaaacctttctttGTAGGTAAAGTCATGAAGCTGAGCACCAAAGCAGAAGAAGTTGCCACATTCTTTGCAAAAATGCTTGATCATGAGTACACTACAAAGGAGGTCTtcaggaaaaactttttcaaagACTGGAGAAAGGTATGAACATAGTGCCTGCAGGCATGGCCATGGCCAGTGTCACCTCAGCACTGGGCAGTGAGAAGGGACTGCTGTTCCCTGCACAGCAAAGTGAGCTTCAAGCAGCTTGAAAGCCTCAGATCATGGCTGTGAAGTTCCAGTTTATCCTGTAGTTACTCAGTGCTTGTAGAGAACAGACCACTGGAAGGCCAGCACTCCATGTCCTCTGCTTCTtgtcctttttctctttgacCTTGAACATGTGCAAAAGTTTGGGGATCCTTGGGGGTTTGTTGTGAGAACCTGTCTTGTTTAAACTGCCTGGGGTAGGGTGAGTTCTACTATACATAAAAACTTACTCTATGAAAACTtaaagtgctgctttttttctgcaaggaaaTGACCTCTGAAGAGAAGAGCACTATCACCAGCCTCAGCAAGTGTGACTTCACCCACATGAGCCAGTATTTCAAAGCTCAGTCAGAAGCTAGGAAACAGATGTCCAAGGAGGAGAAACAGGTACCAGAGGGATTTCTAGGAGACTTCTTGATTTTTAGCTGGCTTCTTCTTTGTGTAATTATTCCTCTGCCTGCCTTGCCATTTGTCAGTCAGTGTTTACTGGCTTTCAAATTTTTACATTTGTGTTAACTGTAGGAGTGTTTACTGTGCAGCTCAGGTAAAGCAAAGCCCTGTTTACAGCTGAATCTTCATCCTGACTTTAGACATGGGAGCCTTGGTCCCTGATCCTCAACTGGggacagatttttcattttagaaactCTTGGATTTGGAAGGCAAAATTGTGGACAGTGGAAGTGATGCAGCAGTGACATTAGCAAATAAAATGGGAGAACAAACCTGAAGTTAAACTTAGTGCGTTTTcctgagggaagaaaagaaagaactttGTTTTCCACTAGCATGACTACAGTGGTTTGTGGGGACAGAATTAAATAGTTTTTAGATGACTGAGAGTTACTGCAATGGGAGCTGGAAACTTGTCCCAAGTTCTCAGTTGCTCTTTTGCAATGCCACAGTAATTGCCCTGTGAGTCAGGGGGATTGTGGCCTTCATGGTCAGAGGGCTCCCACCAAAAGACAGCCTGTGCCTTCTTGGTGTTCCCATTTGAGAACAGAGGGTGAGCCTTCCTCAGTTCTGCCCGTGGTGGCCACTATAATGAAACAGAAgtggctttttctgttttgttctaaGCTGCCACCAGTGCAGTCTGCAGGTCAGATGTTTTATATTGAGCtgcagtgttttaatttttccttctataTAACTGGAGTTCAAGCACAGAAGTATGCAGTGAAATCTCAGCACATTTTTCCTTAGGAGGCTGTGTTCTACTTACAAGACCATTTGCTGACACAAGCTTGACATGTGGCAGACTGGAGACATTCCTCTGCCTGCTTTCTGATGCCGAGTTCAAACACAGAAGTCTGAGTTTTTATGCATAAAACAAGATACCAAGTCTGGTGGATGTCAAATGCTGAATGTAGACTGTAAAGCAGCAGTACATTGCTGGAGCTGCCCTTCTATCTGTGGTATATAGATCTAAATGTCTCTCTGTGGCAAAATTGTAGGTGTCCTCATCAGCCCTAATCTGTTCCTCCCAAATACAAATTTTCGCacatcttttccctttttttgttgtttttgtttgtgcttCTTGTATTTTATGAACACTTTTCTGGACAgtgtgctgctctgtgtgttGATCCAGCACTTGGCATGATGGGAATCTGGTTCTGAGTTGAGTCTTCAGCATTGGTGTGGTGCAAATAGCAAAATTTTTGAAGTTTTGGCATTTCGAGTTGTGCGTGGTGCTGGGTATAGCATAGCATCCTTGCTTTTGGCTTTTTCCAGAAAATCAAAGAGGAGAACGAGCGACTATTGAAGGAATATGGCTACTGTGTGATGGACAACCACAAGGAGAGGATTGCCAACTTTAAGATTGAACCTCCAGGTCTCTTCCGAGGTCGTGGGAACCATCCCAAGATGGGAATGCTGAAGAGACGCATCATGCCAGAAGACATCATCATCAACTGCAGCAAGTGAGCACTGGGTGCTTCACACCTTAGCTCTAGGATAAGATTTTCCAGAATCCTGTAGAAGTTGATATACAAGCACTTAGAGATACACATCTCATCTTACTCTTACAaggaggagaaactgaggcataGAAGCAAAGACACTGAACAAGGCTATCGCAGCTTTCATGCTGAATTTTGTcagcttgttttcttcctcatccCTACACATCCTGCATCTGTTCAGGCAGTCTTTCCAGCTGATATtgccagaaattaattttcttctagaTCACTTGCCCTACTTTGTCTTCCTTGATGTTGAAGGCTGAGGTTTGGTGGGCTTCTTTTCTATCTTGTTCTTACAAGTGTCCACATTATTGTAGTGTCCACAAACCAAAGCTGGTCCTGCCAGTTTGTGTTCCCACTATTATAGTATAATATTTCAGCAGATACATATTGATAACAGTTACATTTCTGATTTTGATTGACTTCATTTCCTAACTGTGGAAATATATAGTTATGCTGCCTCAGTTTTTTCTCCGTGCTTTCTTTGTGTGGTTGTATTCATTCATTTCTCTATTCTGATGCTGTGAAAGTCTCCTTAAAcagtttttatttgctgttttgtaACTCTGCAGGGATTCAAAGATCCCTGCCCCTCCACCAGGACATAAATGGAAGGAAGTCAGGCATGATAACAAGGTTACCTGGCTGGTTTCATGGACTGAGAACATCCAAGGCTCTATCAAATACATCATGTTGAACCCTAGCTCAAGAATTAAGGTAaagatctatttttttaaaaaaatcttactgcTCGTGTCTTAAAGAAACAAATGTAGCTGTTGGCTAGCAGAGAGATAGGAAGCAAAGCTGTCTTGCTGTTTTTCCTACACTGGCTGAAAAATACATGAACgtttctgtgcttctgtttgccttaaaaagaaagaacacaaTTGCTGCACACGAGAGCAGATGAAATCTGgaaaatttctattaaaaagtaTCATTGTGTCATTCCTAGTAGGAATCCTTTACTCTCTGTAAGCCTAAAAGGCAGCAACTTATGGATGAACAGACTTGCTCTGGTGGGTATTTTATCTGTGTTTGGTGCCAACTTCCCCTGATCATCCAATGAACTTATAACCATGGTTGCTAATTAGTcaattgtaaaattaaaaatatggcCAGGCCAGACTACTGGCAAAGAAGGCTATCAAGGAGCTATTAGGAAAACAAATCCTGCTGTGGAAGGAAAGACAGTCAACAAAGCAATTCCATAAGCAGTAATAAACCTGTTGAAATGTAAGTAGCTTTCAGTTTTGAGAGTAAGTTTTAAGATTTTCTCAGTAGGGCTTTTTTCAAGAGATTTTTCTCCTAAATTGGAAACAAGGGGTCGGTCCTACAACTATAAGGAAAAATCTCTGTTCCTTTTGAATTCATGCTCTCTTTTTTGCAATGCTTTGAATATATGGTAATGATGATGACCCATTGATGTTGCTTTTACCTTTTATGGGTGTTTAATTACATAGCTGAAAGAACATAAGTGTCATCTGATCAAAGCAGAGGAAACCATTTGTATGTTTAGAAGCAGGGAAGTCATAGTATCTTTTGTGTCTTTATAGTTGCTTCCACAGAAGTGTTCAATATCATGGAAATGTGAATTACCTACAGCTGTGCAGCAGCATAGCTCGAAGCTGAGGAGTTCAGCAGCAAAATCTCATTGCTTTTGTAAACTGAGATCATTTGCCAAACACACACTTACAAAGCCTTGAGATGCAGATTGGAACTGGTCCTTTGCCTTCTTTCTGATGCTGACTCTATTCCAACTTGCTCTGCAGGGGGAGAAGGACTGGCAGAAGTATGAGACAGCTCGGAGGTTGAAGAAGTGCGTAGATAAAATCCGGAATCAGTATCGAGAAGACTGGAAATCCAAAGAGATGAAAGTCAGGCAGAGGGCTGTGGCACTGTACTTCATTGATAAAGTAAGGAGCATGCACCAGCACCCTTTCCTTACCTTTCCTCTCCTGTTGGGAACACTCGGGAATGTTGTGTGTCTGATCCTAAGGCAGAATTGAGTCCAGTTCCTAAGGTATCCTGAGACTTCCTGGTGGGCAGGCTcccatctccttttccttctcattaCCTGGAGTCCAGAGCAATGAACTATTGTACTGAACATGGCTATTTCAGGCAGCAGTGTTTTGGTTCAGGCAAAATTCACAGCCTGGTTCCAGAATCAACCAGTTGGATTACTGGGAAGTTTGTGTGAACCTTTTGTCTCcagctttttcagttttcccgATGGGAATTTCTGCTTGTTTGTCACCTCTTTAGTTTGAGGCTACAGTCATGAGATTTCATATTTATGCTAATTTTTTCACCACAGAGACTTGAAAAGACTCCATTATACCAATGGAGTTAAAGCTATTTAAACCCAGTTTCTAGCCTTTTGATTATTTGTGTGTGTCCTATTATAAAGTGTCCTATGTGCTACTTAAAGTGTGTCTATTTAGTGTGCAATGAAGAGGTAGGACCATAGAAATGGTCAACTGAACTTCATCACCTTGTATCAGGTTAAGTTCACATGGAAgtcagtttggtttttaaaaaatatcaattttttttgcagtggatTTCCATTCTGGCAGATTGGTAGATTTTTGGCTTTAGTGCAGGGTTCTTTAAAACCGATCAAAAGACATTTAAGGTAGGTTTTActagaattttaaaagtgtcAATTTTATCAacacaaatgcattttctcccttttttttttaatgggtacTCCTGCTTCTAGGCCAGTGTCTGAAAGCTTCTGGCATTTATACATTACTGGGATGGTTTGAAATGCTTACATCTCTTGTTTTGATACAAATGTAGCTTGCGCTGAGAGCTggtaatgaaaaagaagaaggagagACAGCTGACACCGtgggctgctgctctctgaggGTAGAACATATCAAGCTGCATCCTGAACTGGATGGCCAGGAATACGTGGTTGAGTTTGACTTCCTTGGGAAGGACTCCATCCGATACTACAACAAAGTCCCTGTTGAGAAGAGGGTAAGGCACCtccacaaacacacagacagaaTTGCAGAAAAATGTAGGCAGCACAGTTCCTAGTCAAAAAATAAGTCAGTTAATGCTCTTTTTAATTGGCAGTGCCATCAAAGAGAAGGCTGCTGGTGGTGTGATGTAACAAAGCAGATGTGATATTTAAACGTCTTGCTGCACTTCTCTGTGGTCTCATTGTCAAGGGTTGGTATAACTGTAGCAGCTATGTTAGATGGGTTTCTTGGGTCTCATTCTGGTTAGCAGAGTTGGTTTTGTCACCTGTAGAGTTCTAAGTCCACGTGACAAGTAAAAGCATAAAAGGTTCTGAAAACAGCCCTGCATGGCATTGCTCAAGTGGCTGTTTGACGTGGGCTGTCACGATACAAGGTTCTCTGTCACAGTGGTTTTGTTCATGTTGGAGTCGAGCTCTCACTGTGGTAGATGCTGATTTTGGGTGCTCCAGAGCAAACAGAGTAGTTGCACTGATACTTCTGGCCTGTGAGCCTGACTGTCTACCATCCAAGACCTCTTTTCTATGCAAAGTTAATTCCTTGATTTCTTTGTCATCTACCAATTTTAAATCTGCTGTGATCCTGACCTCATTCCAGAATAAATCCCTATCCAGCAGTGTGAACCTGGAGGGCACTATCTGAAAGTAGTGTTGGTTTTGTGGGTGCAACAGCCCTGCAAGTCAGCACAGTATGTTAGATACCCCATGTATAATACTGAATTGTAACCATGATCAGCAGTAAATGTTGGATGGCCTCTTGgggaacaaaactgaaaaaaaacccacaaaaaaacaacaaaccgTAGCTCTTACAGAAATAGATGTGCtgaaattcttattttcttatttaaagaacaaaacattttccctgGTTTTATTGGTATCTCTTGGTGTCTCTTATTTAGTGCATACAATAGCAAATCTATTATTGTGGAACTACAAACCTATGTGTAGTTGGTGTCTGtagaagaaaagtgaaagaaactGGGGATTTGGAGCACACTGAGGTGTCATTTGTGGTCCCTGTATAATCAAAGATGCTTTGATTGTTCTCCCTAGACCATTGAGACTTGTTTGGGATGGAACTGCATGAAACATTTACTGTAGCAATGAGAAGGGTTGGCTTTTGGTAGCTTCAACCCATGAAAAATGACTCAGGGGTCTCTGGCTGGAGTGAGGGAAtggaggtggctgtggggtCTCTGTCTCTGTCAGGCAGCTAAGCTAGAGCATAATCAGGTCTCCAGCAATCTTGATCTAAAGAGTGAGGATAAATGGTATTGAAGGGCCCTTTATAAAGGGCCTGGAATTCCTGTTGATGAGGAGGAACCTTCAACACAAGGGCTGTATTGAAAGGTGGGTGTTTGCTAGGAAGTAACATCCAACATCATCACTGGTGCCTGAAAACAGTTTAAGTGGCTCTCTGGCAGTGTTGCTCCTGATGTATTACTGCTCCTCAGTGCTGTCAGGTCTGTGTGTCTGAAGtcagtggttttcttttcctgcaggtgTTTAAGAATCTTCAGCTGTTCATGGAGAACAAGCAGCCTGAGGATGACCTCTTTGATCGCCTCAATGTAAGCACATGGCTGATGGTGGGGGCAGAGCACCAGAACAGGCTCTcactctgcagcaggcagcaacAGCTGTGCTGTTCCAGAAATGGTTTCAGTGGCAGTTTGCTTCCAGAGCTGGCTTGAGCAGCCTAAAAGCAGTGAGAGTTCCTCAATCCAGTGTCACTGTGCCCACAGGTTCCTGGAGTGATGGGCTATGGTCCTGATGAGCCTGGCTGGCTCTGACttgggaaggttttttttcagagttcagAGAAGACAATTGTGTGAGGTGACAGGTTTTCAGATGCCATCTCCATCTGCACATTTGGCTCTATGGGAGCACTGTGGTGGTTCAGGCACCTTTCTACCTGTTCAGAACCAAAACCTCCACACTGAACAAAATCTATTTGGCCACTTGTGGTACCTGATACCAATCTAATGCTTGTTGGTTCTTTGTTCACTTTGTCTGTGGTTTGGGTACTGTTGTGGTCAGGTCTGAGTACACTCGGGTTCAGCCCTGAGCTCCATGTCTTCATCAGCAAGTCTATACTGAGATTTCACAAATGCTGTGGTCAATTTTAGTGCTAATTGTCatctcctttctgctttcttagaCCAGTATCTTAAACAAACACCTTCAAGACCTTATGGAGGGACTGACAGCCAAGGTATTCCGTACTTACAACGCCTCCATCACGctacagcagcagctcaaggaGCTCACTAATCGTAAGTCATGTCCTTGAAACTGAGAACAGATCTTACCCTGAAATACGGTCCTGGTTTCCTTGGCTTACCCACAAGTCTTGTGTCTGTACACCACTTCCTTGTTgcagtttttttcagtgtaaatgtCAGACTGCTGAGGTCTGACCAAAAATCTGCTGCCAGACAGTCTCTTGGAGTGGTtgagcagcactgggacagaGCAAAGCTGACTTGTGAGCACACCAGGATGTGCTAGCTAGTTTGTGTCTGTGCTTTACCAGATCTcttatttgctttctgttaaCTGTAGAATGTTTTAGGTGGCAAGACAAGGCAGCTGCACTTGTAACAGCTTCATGTTTCCTGGCTGCTCATTCACAACTTTTCCTGtccagctctggcagcttgCATGTCAACAACTTCACAGAGTGGGTACCTTAGACCTGTGAAGCCCAGTAGTGTTTTGAGCATTATGGTCCTGCCATCCACTGCTCTGAGCATGGATGTGCTTGCCCTGTCTCAGAGTGGCAAATGATGTCCTATTATTGAAGAAGACATCCCAGAAGGAGTCAAAACCCAGGGTGGAGGAGGTCAGgctctttctgctttcattagAGTGCGGTTTTGTGACTGGCCCGTCAGAGGGGAAGGTCAGCTCTGCAGAGTTGGTGGGGCACAGACTGGGGGactgcagagccctggagaaCCCACTTGTTCACCACTTTCTTGTACTTTGCAGCGGATGACAACATCCCAGCGAAGATCCTTTCCTATAACCGTGCCAACAGAGCGGTGGCCATCTTGTGTAACCACCAGAGGGCTCCGCCGAAGACCTTTGAGAAGTCCATGATGAACCTGCAGAGCAAGGTACCCCCAGCCTtgcccagctcctgggctggggcagagctccTCATGCTACCTCTCAGGAGTCACGTTTCCTTTCACTCCAGGTGAAATGGAAGCAGAGTCTGCTTTTCCCAGTTAGGAGTTGGTTAGTGCTGCGTCTGCTGGGAAAGCAGAACTCCACAAGCAGAGTAGTGAGCTGAAAGGGTCACTTCTCAGCCTGAGCTGTCTTTTACTTGTAAAGACCAAGACCAGACCCTCTCTAACTGCCTCCCATCCCATAGGGATATGTTCTGCTGCCATTGAAACTTCAGAGCAGCAGTCTCTAGCTCTGATTTGTGACCCCTGAAGAACCCAGAGTGGGCATCCACTTCTGTTCTGAGTCTCAGGCCACTGTCAGGGCAGGCTGTGTACACTGTACATTTTGCCCTCCTGACCTGACCTCTTCCTTTGCAGATTGTTTCTGATGAAGGCCATGAGGTCCAAAGGGGTTAGGTCTGTTCCTGGTCTGGCTTTAGAATAACCTTCACAATAAGAATTTCTGGTTTGGCACTGCAGTGTCCCCTGCTTCTGTAACACCTAACATGGCTGCCTTCACCTTAGATCTTAGAGCTTGGGGGATGTTTAAGGGGAATGTGCAAAATGTTAAATCTCCCTGAATCCTAAACTTACTGGAGGAGGACTGCCTGAAGCCTTAACAGCTTTCAGCCTGAAGGATTTGGGGCAAGAATTGATTCCTGCTGAGGGAACAGGGATCATCCTCCTGTGTTACCATCAGAGCTGGTACTGGCAGGATACAGTGGAGGCAGATAAGCTGCCTGAAGGGGCTGTTGGCCAGTCCCAGACCAAGCCAATTCATTTGCCTGCTTGGTTGTAGCAGTGTGAGAAACtcccagcacttccctgtcTTTGGAAATGAGTGGGGCCCTCTTTCCGAGGGCAATATTTTACCATACTCAGTTTTGCAGAAATGGGTCTGAGTGCTAATAGATTCTGAACGTAGTCACAAACTCTCTCCCTTGGGTCATGCTGTCCAGGGATGTCTGCCAGAGTTCTCAGCAGCATGTTCACAGTGCtgctgtctggttttgcctCTCCTAGATCGATGCCAAGAAGGAGCAGTTGGCTGATGCCAGGAGAGAACTGAAAAGCGCCAAAGCTGATGCCAAGGTCCGGAGGGATGAGAAGTCTAAAAAGTAAGGCTGGTGTCACCAGGGTGTGCAATGCTCCCAGTGCTCTTGGCTCCAGATATGTCTGTCACCCTGTGTTCTGTTTCCCCAGCCTGTGGTCTGGGAAGGCTCCCTCAAGCTTTCTTGTCCCCTCCTCATTCTGTGCATGGAGAAATGGCTTTCAAGTTGAGGACCATGGGGTGCTCTAATGCTGCACCTCCTGCCATAGTCACTGGCAATAGTCTCTGCTGTGTCTCTTACCCCCCCCAGGCTGAGCACCAGCCAGTGCTCAGCCACCCTGCTGCCCAGCACCAAGCTGAGCAATGGATCCAGCGTGCAGCATTGCCATCTTTATGGGGAGCCAGGAGTTACACACTTGCACATGCACTGCTCTGGGTTCTGTCCTGCTCTGTTGGAAGCCCACAGTGCAGATGATGTACTCAGACTGTGTGAGCTCTGCAGGATGGACACAGGGGTGCTGAGTTAAGGTagcagaaagaaagcagaattctCAGTGTAACTGTTCCAGAGGGGTAGGTGGGCTGGCTTTAGAGTGGATGTAGCATCAGAACTGTTCAGGCTGTTGCTTTCAACTCTTTGAAACAAAACTGTTGTTCAAGatttctgctctgcctctttGAAAATGTCAGTTCTTAATTGCATGTGCTGAGAGTTTTGTGTCACCATCTGTGCTGACACAGCTGCCCTTTCTGTGCCTGGTGGCATTCCCTTGAGCAAAGTCCCTTTGGGTTCCCACAGTGTTGCCATCTCATCTCAATCCTAGCAGGGCATTAGGAATTAAATGTTTTGATTCTTTCCCACCCCAGGACAGTGGAGAGCAAGAAGAAAGCAGTGCAGAGGATTGAAGAGCAACTGATGAAGCTGGAGGTTCAGGCTACAGATAGGGAGGAGAACAAGCAGATTGCTTTGGGCACCTCCAAACTCAACTATCTGGATCCTAGGATCTCTGTTGCTTGGTAAGCACCTGCCTGGTGTGTGTGGGGAGAAACCTCCCCTTCACTGCT
This genomic stretch from Heliangelus exortis chromosome 16, bHelExo1.hap1, whole genome shotgun sequence harbors:
- the TOP1 gene encoding DNA topoisomerase 1 isoform X2, whose product is MSGDQLHNDSQIEADFRANDSHKHKDKHKDREHRHKEHKKDKEKDREKSKHSNSEHKDSSEKKHKDKEKTKHKDGSSEKHKDKHKDKDKEKRKEEKIKSSSGDIKIKKEKENGFSSPPRIKDEPDDDGFYASPKEDSKPLKRPREDDDAEYKPKKIKTEDIKKAKKRKQEEEEDSKAKKAKSKDKKVPEADKRKKPKKEEEQKWKWWEEERYPEGIKWKFLEHKGPVFAPPYEPLPENVKFYYDGKVMKLSTKAEEVATFFAKMLDHEYTTKEVFRKNFFKDWRKKIKEENERLLKEYGYCVMDNHKERIANFKIEPPGLFRGRGNHPKMGMLKRRIMPEDIIINCSKDSKIPAPPPGHKWKEVRHDNKVTWLVSWTENIQGSIKYIMLNPSSRIKGEKDWQKYETARRLKKCVDKIRNQYREDWKSKEMKVRQRAVALYFIDKLALRAGNEKEEGETADTVGCCSLRVEHIKLHPELDGQEYVVEFDFLGKDSIRYYNKVPVEKRVFKNLQLFMENKQPEDDLFDRLNTSILNKHLQDLMEGLTAKVFRTYNASITLQQQLKELTNPDDNIPAKILSYNRANRAVAILCNHQRAPPKTFEKSMMNLQSKIDAKKEQLADARRELKSAKADAKVRRDEKSKKTVESKKKAVQRIEEQLMKLEVQATDREENKQIALGTSKLNYLDPRISVAWCKKWGIPIEKIYNKTQREKFAWAIDMAEEDYEF
- the TOP1 gene encoding DNA topoisomerase 1 isoform X3 translates to MKLSTKAEEVATFFAKMLDHEYTTKEVFRKNFFKDWRKEMTSEEKSTITSLSKCDFTHMSQYFKAQSEARKQMSKEEKQKIKEENERLLKEYGYCVMDNHKERIANFKIEPPGLFRGRGNHPKMGMLKRRIMPEDIIINCSKDSKIPAPPPGHKWKEVRHDNKVTWLVSWTENIQGSIKYIMLNPSSRIKGEKDWQKYETARRLKKCVDKIRNQYREDWKSKEMKVRQRAVALYFIDKLALRAGNEKEEGETADTVGCCSLRVEHIKLHPELDGQEYVVEFDFLGKDSIRYYNKVPVEKRVFKNLQLFMENKQPEDDLFDRLNTSILNKHLQDLMEGLTAKVFRTYNASITLQQQLKELTNPDDNIPAKILSYNRANRAVAILCNHQRAPPKTFEKSMMNLQSKIDAKKEQLADARRELKSAKADAKVRRDEKSKKTVESKKKAVQRIEEQLMKLEVQATDREENKQIALGTSKLNYLDPRISVAWCKKWGIPIEKIYNKTQREKFAWAIDMAEEDYEF
- the TOP1 gene encoding DNA topoisomerase 1 isoform X1, giving the protein MSGDQLHNDSQIEADFRANDSHKHKDKHKDREHRHKEHKKDKEKDREKSKHSNSEHKDSSEKKHKDKEKTKHKDGSSEKHKDKHKDKDKEKRKEEKIKSSSGDIKIKKEKENGFSSPPRIKDEPDDDGFYASPKEDSKPLKRPREDDDAEYKPKKIKTEDIKKAKKRKQEEEEDSKAKKAKSKDKKVPEADKRKKPKKEEEQKWKWWEEERYPEGIKWKFLEHKGPVFAPPYEPLPENVKFYYDGKVMKLSTKAEEVATFFAKMLDHEYTTKEVFRKNFFKDWRKEMTSEEKSTITSLSKCDFTHMSQYFKAQSEARKQMSKEEKQKIKEENERLLKEYGYCVMDNHKERIANFKIEPPGLFRGRGNHPKMGMLKRRIMPEDIIINCSKDSKIPAPPPGHKWKEVRHDNKVTWLVSWTENIQGSIKYIMLNPSSRIKGEKDWQKYETARRLKKCVDKIRNQYREDWKSKEMKVRQRAVALYFIDKLALRAGNEKEEGETADTVGCCSLRVEHIKLHPELDGQEYVVEFDFLGKDSIRYYNKVPVEKRVFKNLQLFMENKQPEDDLFDRLNTSILNKHLQDLMEGLTAKVFRTYNASITLQQQLKELTNPDDNIPAKILSYNRANRAVAILCNHQRAPPKTFEKSMMNLQSKIDAKKEQLADARRELKSAKADAKVRRDEKSKKTVESKKKAVQRIEEQLMKLEVQATDREENKQIALGTSKLNYLDPRISVAWCKKWGIPIEKIYNKTQREKFAWAIDMAEEDYEF